The sequence below is a genomic window from Cyanobacteriota bacterium.
TCTTGTAATTATGGTCTTTTACATTCACAGGATTATCATGGTTACGTACCACGTTAACAATATGATCTGGTAATAACCATTCCTCAAGCTTACGAGCAGCTAATTCACCAGTATCAAAACCGAGGACACTTAGTTCAGCAGCTTTCTTATCAAAGCCTTGTTGCTGCATTTTAACGATTTCATTATGCGCAATTCTGTCGCGCAAACCAAGAATCATTTCACCAACATAGTAATTAATACCAGCACAAAAACACTGCGCTTCATTATCATAATTAATCATCTTGGCAATTCCCTTAGCAATATAAGCTAAGCGAACAGATTTCTTTACCAGCGTTTTAATATGCTGATTGTCTGTGTTGTAATAAACTTGAACATATTCTCTAGCAAACCTTTTTTGCACTTGATTGTATACAAAACCATAACCCAATCTCTTAATCGACTGCTTTAACTGATTTTGGCTAATAGTAAGACCAGGTAGTTTCACTCCGATCTTGGCTTTTTGAATAATCAAGCTTGCAAGCTCGGTATCCTCGGAGAGATAATTAATCAACTCAGTATCAAATGTAGTAACGTCATTCGTTAAACGCATCAACTTATAAATCAAGAGCTGAGTGCTCGGGAATTCTTTGGTTTGCGTGGCCATTTCTTGGAGCTTTCTAAGTGCACTTGGGGACTTCTGGAGAAATGAATCTATCTTTTGGT
It includes:
- a CDS encoding HDOD domain-containing protein, giving the protein MLEQSTNQKIDSFLQKSPSALRKLQEMATQTKEFPSTQLLIYKLMRLTNDVTTFDTELINYLSEDTELASLIIQKAKIGVKLPGLTISQNQLKQSIKRLGYGFVYNQVQKRFAREYVQVYYNTDNQHIKTLVKKSVRLAYIAKGIAKMINYDNEAQCFCAGINYYVGEMILGLRDRIAHNEIVKMQQQGFDKKAAELSVLGFDTGELAARKLEEWLLPDHIVNVVRNHDNPVNVKDHNYKIAILMKFAEFVNDALLNKQSGPHAMWDKAYDYLAKLDSRMTIDQWSNQIRLIYIQLLETEHALYQRKV